A window of the Phoenix dactylifera cultivar Barhee BC4 unplaced genomic scaffold, palm_55x_up_171113_PBpolish2nd_filt_p 000373F, whole genome shotgun sequence genome harbors these coding sequences:
- the LOC120105815 gene encoding putative F-box protein At2g33200: MDNHRETIVTIPDGFTNPLLHQEAAAVEENSSRWSDLSVDVLELILRRLGPVDHLRFGETCRSWRSARSLHRTRLDLPTPQLPWLLSGPTSFLSKGYRLKFFSPSDGRRYTISIPKRTPRQYWVPGSCANWLITDAGRDIFLVNPFTGVELRLPRIIAEREPNQDFAIAVSSHPGAPYGAVVLANLWTVSLICKRPGDRHWLWFHLTGEDRRVCQVAAVGRKFYGITHGRRLVDIDPDRSPQVVVMNQVGSILGNPQGRTHVFLVESDGDLLAVVMSCPNLRRSTPSFSFLRWDVETSFWEAIESIGDRLLFLGLSSSISVAAREHGVAGGRIYTIGPHSTGIYDLRTREGEVLCCCRSSSWRTWVAPRLFYWEGQADEISWWWDYAEEAVKVFLLALISVSISFVLCWALNEI; encoded by the coding sequence ATGGATAACCACCGAGAAACCATCGTAACCATACCAGATGGCTTCACAAATCCATTGCTCCATCAAGAAGCCGCAGCTGTAGAAGAAAATAGCTCCAGATGGTCCGACCTTTCCGTCGACGTCCTCGAGCTAATCCTCCGGCGGCTCGGCCCCGTCGACCACCTCCGGTTCGGGGAGACGTGCCGGTCGTGGAGGTCCGCCCGATCCCTCCACCGGACACGCCTCGACCTCCCCACCCCGCAGCTTCCGTGGCTCCTGTCCGGCCCAACATCGTTCCTCTCCAAAGGCTACCGCTTGAAGTTCTTCAGCCCCTCGGACGGCCGCCGTTACACCATCAGCATACCAAAAAGAACTCCGAGGCAGTACTGGGTCCCCGGCTCCTGCGCCAACTGGCTTATAACCGATGCAGGTCGCGATATTTTTCTCGTCAACCCCTTCACCGGAGTAGAGCTAAGATTGCCGAGGATTATAGCGGAGCGCGAGCCGAACCAGGACTTCGCCATCGCCGTCTCGTCGCATCCCGGCGCTCCCTACGGTGCGGTCGTGCTGGCGAACCTGTGGACGGTCTCACTTATCTGCAAGCGTCCTGGCGACAGGCACTGGCTCTGGTTTCATCTGACTGGGGAAGACCGGAGAGTCTGTCAAGTCGCGGCGGTCGGAAGGAAGTTCTACGGCATCACTCACGGGCGTCGGCTGGTCGACATCGACCCTGACCGATCTCCGCAAGTGGTTGTCATGAATCAAGTTGGAAGTATCCTGGGGAACCCCCAAGGTAGAACTCATGTTTTCCTGGTCGAGTCCGACGGAGACTTGCTAGCCGTCGTCATGAGCTGCCCGAACCTCCGTAGGTCTACTCCTTCGTTCAGCTTCTTGAGGTGGGACGTCGAGACATCGTTCTGGGAGGCGATTGAGAGCATCGGGGACCGGCTTCTTTTCTTGGGCCTGAGCAGCTCCATCTCGGTGGCTGCGAGAGAGCACGGAGTTGCCGGTGGGCGGATTTACACGATAGGTCCTCATTCTACGGGGATTTATGACCTGAGAACACGCGAAGGGGAGGTGCTTTGCTGCTGCAGGAGCTCTTCATGGCGAACTTGGGTGGCGCCTCGGCTGTTCTACTGGGAGGGACAAGCAGACGAGATCAGCTGGTGGTGGGATTATGCTGAAGAAGCCGTGAAGGTGTTTTTGTTGGCACTGATTAGtgtttctatttcttttgttttatgtTGGGCATTAAACGAAATTTAA
- the LOC103700067 gene encoding putative F-box protein At2g33200: MDNHRETIVTIPDGFTNPLLHQEAAAVEENSSRWSDLSVDVLELILRRLGPVDHLRFGETCRSWRSARSLHRTRLDLPTPQLPWLLSGPTSFLSKGYRFKFFSPSDGRRYTISIPKRTPRQYWVPGSCANWLITDAGRDIFLVNPFTGVELRLPRIIAEREPNQDFAIAVSSHPGAPYGAVVLANLWTVSLICKRPGDRHWLWFHLTGEDRRVCQVAAVGRKFYGITHGRRLVDIDPDRSPQVVVMNQVGSILGNPQGRTHVFLVESDGDLLAVVMSCPNLRRSTPSFSFLRWDVETSFWEAIESIGDRLLFLGLSSSISVAAREHGVAGGRIYTIGPHSTGIYDLRTREGEVLCCCRSSSWRTWVAPRLFYWEGQADEISWWRYYAEEAVKVFLWALITVSIFFVLCWALNDI; this comes from the coding sequence ATGGATAACCACCGAGAAACCATCGTAACCATACCAGATGGCTTCACAAATCCATTGCTCCATCAAGAAGCCGCAGCTGTAGAAGAAAATAGCTCCAGATGGTCCGACCTTTCCGTCGACGTCCTCGAGCTAATCCTCCGGCGGCTCGGCCCCGTCGACCACCTCCGGTTCGGGGAGACGTGCCGGTCGTGGAGGTCCGCCCGATCCCTCCACCGGACACGCCTCGACCTCCCCACCCCGCAGCTTCCGTGGCTCCTGTCCGGCCCAACATCGTTCCTCTCCAAAGGCTACCGCTTCAAGTTCTTCAGCCCCTCGGACGGCCGCCGTTACACCATCAGCATACCAAAAAGAACTCCAAGGCAGTACTGGGTCCCCGGCTCCTGCGCCAACTGGCTTATAACCGATGCAGGTCGCGATATTTTTCTCGTCAACCCCTTCACCGGAGTAGAGCTAAGATTGCCGAGGATTATAGCGGAGCGCGAGCCGAACCAGGACTTCGCCATCGCCGTCTCGTCGCATCCCGGCGCTCCCTACGGTGCGGTCGTGCTGGCGAACCTGTGGACGGTCTCACTTATCTGCAAGCGTCCTGGCGACAGGCACTGGCTCTGGTTTCATCTGACTGGGGAAGACCGGAGAGTCTGTCAAGTCGCGGCGGTCGGAAGGAAGTTCTACGGCATCACTCACGGGCGTCGGCTGGTCGACATCGACCCTGACCGATCTCCGCAAGTGGTTGTCATGAATCAAGTTGGAAGTATCCTGGGGAACCCCCAAGGTAGAACTCATGTTTTCCTGGTCGAGTCCGACGGAGACTTGCTAGCCGTCGTCATGAGCTGCCCGAACCTCCGTAGGTCTACTCCTTCGTTCAGCTTCTTGAGGTGGGACGTCGAGACATCGTTCTGGGAGGCGATTGAGAGCATCGGGGACCGGCTTCTTTTCTTGGGCCTGAGCAGCTCCATCTCGGTGGCTGCGAGAGAGCACGGAGTTGCCGGTGGGCGGATTTACACGATAGGTCCTCATTCTACGGGGATTTATGACCTGAGAACACGCGAAGGGGAGGTGCTTTGCTGCTGCAGGAGCTCTTCATGGCGAACTTGGGTGGCGCCTCGGCTGTTCTACTGGGAGGGACAAGCAGACGAGATCAGCTGGTGGCGGTATTATGCTGAAGAAGCCGTGAAGGTGTTTTTGTGGGCACTGATTactgtttctattttttttgttttatgttGGGCATTAAACGACATTTAA